In a genomic window of Branchiostoma lanceolatum isolate klBraLanc5 chromosome 12, klBraLanc5.hap2, whole genome shotgun sequence:
- the LOC136445590 gene encoding interferon regulatory factor 5-like isoform X1, translating into MLGTKMSDSELIQEKSGSPNSKTRQRLRPWLKDQINSGRVPNLEWVDQDNGIFRIPWRHLARADYKQDRDCMLFMEWAIHTGKFHPGLDEPDPTRWKANFRCALNQNKDILQLDHRTYTSISRKNPYRVYQMIPEQYINDDYDFVAEVDVFSDYDSEDDEGDGPCACANCLGVTPKRGKKSVHHSGVVTKAKKSQPAAMTEVTSPDATSPDATSEDVTSPEPMDYHQPEDIVSYVEDSKEKVRQILAAQKELTCQAR; encoded by the exons ATGCTCGGTACTAAG ATGTCGGACTCGGAGTTGATCCAGGAGAAGAGCGGCAGTCCGAACTCTAAGACCCGGCAAAGACTCCGGCCGTGGCTGAAAGACCAGATCAACAGCGGGAGGGTGCCGAACTTGGAGTGGGTGGATCAGGACAACGGCATCTTCAGGATCCCGTGGAGACACTTAGCGAGAGCGGACTACAAGCAAGATCGGGACTGCATGTTGTTTATG GAGTGGGCCATCCACACGGGCAAGTTCCATCCGGGGCTCGACGAGCCCGACCCGACCAGATGGAAGGCGAATTTTAGGTGCGCCCTCAACCAGAACAAGGACATACTGCAGCTGGACCACCGCACCTACACCAGCATCAGCAGAAAGAACCCCTACAGGGTCTACCAGATGATCCCGGAACAAT ATATTAATGACGATTACGACTTCGTGGCGGAAGTGGACGTCTTTAGCGACTACGACTCCGAAGACGACGAAGGCGACGGCCCTTGCGCATGCGCCAACTGTCTGGGCGTCACCCCGAAACGCGGGAAGAAGTCCGTCCACCACTCAGGTGTCGTCACAAAAGCTAAGAAGTCCCAACCCGCCGCCATGACAGAAGTGACGTCACCGGATGCGACGTCACCGGATGCGACGTCGGAGGATGTGACGTCACCAGAGCCCATGGATTACCACCAACCAGAGGATATCGTATCGTACGTTGAGGACTCGAAGGAAAAAGTGCGCCAAATTCTCGCAGCGCAGAAGGAATTAACGTGTCAAGCTAGATGA
- the LOC136445590 gene encoding interferon regulatory factor 5-like isoform X2 has product MSDSELIQEKSGSPNSKTRQRLRPWLKDQINSGRVPNLEWVDQDNGIFRIPWRHLARADYKQDRDCMLFMEWAIHTGKFHPGLDEPDPTRWKANFRCALNQNKDILQLDHRTYTSISRKNPYRVYQMIPEQYINDDYDFVAEVDVFSDYDSEDDEGDGPCACANCLGVTPKRGKKSVHHSGVVTKAKKSQPAAMTEVTSPDATSPDATSEDVTSPEPMDYHQPEDIVSYVEDSKEKVRQILAAQKELTCQAR; this is encoded by the exons ATGTCGGACTCGGAGTTGATCCAGGAGAAGAGCGGCAGTCCGAACTCTAAGACCCGGCAAAGACTCCGGCCGTGGCTGAAAGACCAGATCAACAGCGGGAGGGTGCCGAACTTGGAGTGGGTGGATCAGGACAACGGCATCTTCAGGATCCCGTGGAGACACTTAGCGAGAGCGGACTACAAGCAAGATCGGGACTGCATGTTGTTTATG GAGTGGGCCATCCACACGGGCAAGTTCCATCCGGGGCTCGACGAGCCCGACCCGACCAGATGGAAGGCGAATTTTAGGTGCGCCCTCAACCAGAACAAGGACATACTGCAGCTGGACCACCGCACCTACACCAGCATCAGCAGAAAGAACCCCTACAGGGTCTACCAGATGATCCCGGAACAAT ATATTAATGACGATTACGACTTCGTGGCGGAAGTGGACGTCTTTAGCGACTACGACTCCGAAGACGACGAAGGCGACGGCCCTTGCGCATGCGCCAACTGTCTGGGCGTCACCCCGAAACGCGGGAAGAAGTCCGTCCACCACTCAGGTGTCGTCACAAAAGCTAAGAAGTCCCAACCCGCCGCCATGACAGAAGTGACGTCACCGGATGCGACGTCACCGGATGCGACGTCGGAGGATGTGACGTCACCAGAGCCCATGGATTACCACCAACCAGAGGATATCGTATCGTACGTTGAGGACTCGAAGGAAAAAGTGCGCCAAATTCTCGCAGCGCAGAAGGAATTAACGTGTCAAGCTAGATGA
- the LOC136445598 gene encoding uncharacterized protein has protein sequence MGGSISIKNDTEDRLVVSLNQAGPLYYELVEPGETFYRRTGAVHFTICAFPYKKQKHSDGKLHDNKMTPRKSAKEHIKVVAPAVAGTLLIGPFMIIPGVIMAMGLEDSFGLEGQYVVHSRGWYAGDHPRLRIVGGWREKRPLKLECVHSRGFDKFKVTDRFDTFPGFGLDEPGYKKL, from the exons ATGGGAGGCTCAATCTCTATAAAGAACGACACGGAAGACAGGCTCGTCGTGAGTTTGAACCAGGCCGGGCCGCTGTATTACGAGTTGGTAGAACCGGGGGAAACGTTTTATAGACGGACAGGGGCGGTTCACTTCACCATCTGCGCTTTTCCGTACAAGAAACAGAAACACTCGGACGGGAAACTGCACGACAACAAGATGACACCAAGGAAGTCGGCGAAAGAACACATCAAG GTGGTGGCCCCGGCAGTGGCAGGGAcgcttctgattggtccgttCATGATCATCCCCGGCGTCATCATGGCGATGGGGCTGGAGGACAGCTTCGGACTG GAGGGACAGTACGTTGTTCATTCGCGCGGGTGGTACGCAGGGGACCATCCACGCCTAAGAATCGTCGGGGGATGGCGGGAGAAGAGGCCGCTGAAGCTGGAGTGCGTCCACAGCAGAGGGTTCGACAAGTTCAAAGTCACCGACCGCTTCGACACATTCCCTGGCTTTGGTCTGGACGAACCTGGGTACAAGAAGTTGTAG